One genomic segment of Scophthalmus maximus strain ysfricsl-2021 chromosome 3, ASM2237912v1, whole genome shotgun sequence includes these proteins:
- the LOC118316564 gene encoding uncharacterized protein LOC118316564: protein MDEISPLLGNQPQERPNPLSPNLRPRHQELIPTPCGPIKPWSELSCLLKLYFCFAVASLLALLGLTLTSVYKQRMETDVSDEDNFTVSLIQLVGILFCIYYIGRGVLQENRQELVAFVLSVLVVMVRSVVNFSVLGSKGKQELLVRFVCTMCLGVVHVLCTSLLIQRPNMMAFRVGGALESLQEQYFLLNLCFSMVTFDLQAQLCLCILITTLDSAMSARNSIILGVGVVWACLTAAVGAVAVLKEAKVLVWVFMVQNLPQVAFFVYLMYTVGLKWFHDSSYTLEAAAVTGALISLVIKVVLFWGLIRLVHSFGQGLRERMFAPSK from the exons GATCCCGACGCCATGTGGACCG ATCAAGCCGTGGTCGGAGCTGTCGTGTCTGCTGAAGCTCTACTTCTGCTTCGCCGTCGCGTCTCTGCTGGCGCTGCTCGGCCTCACCCTGACCAGCGTCTACAAGCAGCGCATGGAAACGGACGTGTCTGATGAGGACAACTTCACCGTGTCTCTCATCCAGCTGGTGGGCATAC TGTTCTGCATCTACTACATCGGCCGCGGCGTGCTGCAGGAGAACCGGCAGGAGCTGGTGGCGTTCGTGCTCAGCGTGTTGGTGGTCATGGTTCGATCGGTGGTCAACTTCTCCGTGCTGGGGTCGAAGGGCAAGCAGGAGCTGCTG GTTCGTTTTGTGTGCACCATGTGTCTGGGCGTGGTGCACGTACTCTGCACGTCGCTGCTCATCCAGCGGCCCAACATGATGGCGTTCCGTGTGGGCGGGGCCTTGGAGAGCCTCCAGGAGCAGTACTTCCTGCTCAACCTCTGCTTCTCcatggtgacctttgacctgcaggCCCAG TTGTGCCTGTGTATCCTGATCACGACGTTGGACTCGGCCATGTCCGCTCGCAACAGCATCATCCTGGGCGTCGGAGTGGTCTGGGCCTGCCTGACCGCCGCCGTCGGCGCCGTCGCG gTTTTAAAGGAAGCAAAGGTCCTGGTTTGGGTCTTCATGGTGCAGAACCTTCCTCAAGTGGCCTTCTTCGTGTACCTGATGTACACG GTGGGATTGAAGTGGTTCCATGACAGCTCGTACACCCTGGAGGCCGCCGCCGTCACCGGAGCGTTGATTTCACTGGTGATTAAAGTGGTTTTGTTCTGGGGCCTCATCAGGCTGGTGCACAGCTTCGGCCAAGGCCTGCGGGAGAGAA TGTTTGCACCCAGCAAGTGA